From Sediminibacterium sp. TEGAF015, a single genomic window includes:
- a CDS encoding TonB-dependent receptor, translated as MKKILLFIFVVFGVIGVQAQEKFTLNGYIRDSLSGESLIGATLTIRDLGKSITSNSYGFYSITLPKGKYQLIINFIGYQSKALSIQLQDNLNLNISLQPNSGVVLQDVIVTARKRDNNVKTAQMGKLDLSITTAKALPAFMGEVDILKTLQLMPGVRNAGEGNAGFYVRGGGPDQNLILLDDAVVYNTGHLFGFFSVFNSDAIKNVSLIKGGMPAQYGGRLSSVVDIAMKEGNQNNTQIDAGIGLIASRFSIQGPIKKKKSSYMFSARRTYVDAITKPLISKTSDFYGSGYYFYDINAKMNFQISEKDHLYISGYFGRDKFTFNNAARSFRTLIDWGNATATVRWNHVFNKKLFSNTTLVYNDYHFNLSGSQNDFNIRLSSGIKDLTAKTDFDWFASPSHKIKFGALYTRHRFLPNIVAGNQDSVVFAPNNAPTKMANEAALYVQDDWDINNKLKLNIGLRYSTFSQYGGIEPRATFRYTLDETSSLKWGITRNLQYIHLVSNAGTTLPTDLWVPSTARVKPQLSWQYAAGYFKNFNNGMFETSFELYYKTMQNQIEYREGYTPSLKDPEEEFVFGKGWSYGAELFINKIKGRLTGWIGYTLGWTWRKFPDLNQGKKYPSRFDRRHDLSVVANYNLSEKWKLSSVFVYGTGNAVSVPERFYFIGGVLSQQYGTINGYRMNAYHRMDIAATYTPKPKKQRKYSSNWVFSIYNIYSRANPYFLYFDQEGSAADGTLKVAGKQVSLFPVLPSVTWNIKF; from the coding sequence ATGAAAAAAATCCTGCTGTTTATTTTTGTTGTATTTGGGGTAATAGGTGTTCAGGCACAGGAAAAATTTACCCTTAACGGATATATAAGGGATAGTCTTTCAGGAGAAAGCTTAATTGGCGCAACGCTAACTATTCGCGACCTGGGTAAATCAATCACTTCTAATAGTTATGGTTTTTACTCCATAACACTTCCTAAAGGTAAATACCAGTTGATTATAAATTTTATTGGTTATCAATCAAAAGCATTGTCTATCCAATTGCAGGATAACCTCAATTTAAATATCTCTTTGCAGCCCAATTCCGGTGTGGTTTTGCAGGATGTAATTGTAACAGCCCGTAAAAGAGACAACAATGTTAAAACAGCTCAGATGGGTAAACTCGATTTATCTATAACCACTGCCAAAGCTTTGCCGGCATTCATGGGTGAGGTGGATATTCTGAAAACATTGCAGTTAATGCCAGGTGTTAGAAATGCAGGCGAAGGAAATGCAGGATTTTATGTAAGGGGTGGAGGCCCGGATCAAAACCTAATACTGCTGGATGATGCGGTTGTATATAATACCGGCCATTTATTTGGTTTCTTTTCTGTCTTTAATTCGGATGCAATAAAAAACGTAAGTCTGATTAAAGGCGGGATGCCTGCACAATATGGAGGAAGACTTTCATCAGTAGTGGATATTGCAATGAAAGAAGGTAACCAGAATAATACGCAGATTGATGCTGGTATCGGTTTGATTGCTTCCCGCTTTTCCATACAAGGACCTATCAAAAAGAAAAAGTCTTCTTATATGTTTTCTGCAAGAAGAACTTATGTGGATGCTATTACCAAACCGCTGATTTCTAAAACAAGTGATTTTTATGGTTCGGGTTACTATTTCTATGATATTAATGCAAAAATGAATTTTCAGATTTCTGAAAAAGATCATTTATACATCAGTGGCTATTTTGGAAGAGATAAGTTCACTTTTAATAATGCAGCCCGATCTTTCAGAACTTTAATTGACTGGGGAAATGCCACTGCAACAGTCAGATGGAATCATGTTTTTAATAAAAAGTTATTTTCAAATACCACATTGGTGTACAATGATTATCATTTTAATTTAAGTGGGAGTCAGAATGATTTCAATATCAGGCTTTCATCCGGCATTAAGGATCTGACGGCCAAAACTGATTTTGATTGGTTTGCCAGTCCTTCTCATAAAATCAAATTTGGGGCACTCTATACAAGACATCGTTTTTTACCCAATATTGTGGCAGGAAATCAGGACAGTGTGGTGTTTGCGCCAAATAATGCCCCCACCAAGATGGCCAATGAAGCTGCATTGTATGTGCAGGACGACTGGGATATCAATAACAAGCTTAAATTAAATATTGGCTTACGTTACAGTACATTTAGCCAATATGGTGGTATTGAACCCAGAGCTACTTTCCGATATACTCTGGATGAGACCAGTTCATTGAAATGGGGTATTACCAGAAACCTGCAATACATCCATCTGGTTAGTAATGCCGGTACCACTTTGCCTACCGATTTATGGGTGCCAAGTACAGCAAGGGTTAAACCACAGTTGAGCTGGCAATATGCAGCAGGATATTTTAAGAATTTCAATAATGGTATGTTTGAAACATCCTTTGAATTGTATTACAAAACAATGCAAAATCAAATTGAGTATCGTGAAGGGTATACCCCATCTTTAAAGGATCCAGAAGAAGAGTTTGTTTTTGGTAAGGGGTGGAGTTACGGTGCAGAATTATTTATTAACAAGATAAAAGGGAGATTAACAGGATGGATTGGATATACCCTTGGCTGGACCTGGCGAAAATTTCCGGATCTAAATCAAGGCAAGAAATATCCGAGCCGTTTCGATCGCAGACATGATCTTTCTGTAGTTGCCAATTATAATCTAAGTGAAAAATGGAAATTGTCCAGCGTATTTGTTTACGGTACCGGGAATGCGGTGTCGGTACCAGAGCGTTTTTATTTTATAGGAGGTGTTTTATCACAGCAATATGGCACCATTAATGGGTACAGAATGAATGCCTATCATCGCATGGATATTGCCGCCACTTATACACCCAAGCCCAAAAAGCAAAGGAAATATTCCAGCAACTGGGTCTTTAGTATCTATAATATTTATAGCAGAGCTAATCCTTATTTTCTGTATTTTGATCAGGAAGGATCAGCAGCAGACGGGACATTGAAAGTAGCTGGCAAACAAGTTTCTTTGTTTCCTGTTTTACCTTCTGTTACCTGGAATATTAAATTCTAA
- a CDS encoding DUF3347 domain-containing protein, which produces MKYLVSVSIAIILIACGEQKQGDENQAVPVIASNSSNHSDTFNTAFSASLTAYYALKDAFIEENISKVDTAAERFAKTLSVIPLNEISADSIKSEAGVLTESLQAELIGLKGETLLEEKRKAFQLLTEQMTTLIKKVQFDREVIYYQYCPMAMDNNGAAWLSASSEIKNPYLPTSMLECGEVKDTLNVVRK; this is translated from the coding sequence ATGAAATATTTGGTTTCTGTCTCAATTGCTATCATCTTAATTGCCTGCGGAGAGCAAAAGCAGGGTGACGAAAATCAGGCTGTTCCGGTCATTGCAAGCAACAGTTCCAATCATTCAGATACATTTAATACAGCATTTAGCGCCTCTCTTACAGCATACTACGCTTTAAAAGATGCATTTATAGAGGAAAATATCAGTAAGGTGGATACAGCGGCTGAACGGTTTGCCAAGACCCTTTCAGTTATTCCATTGAATGAAATTAGCGCAGATAGCATTAAATCTGAAGCAGGAGTACTAACTGAATCACTGCAAGCTGAACTGATTGGTCTAAAAGGAGAAACTTTACTGGAAGAAAAAAGAAAAGCATTTCAGCTATTGACAGAGCAAATGACAACACTGATTAAGAAAGTACAGTTCGACAGAGAGGTAATTTATTATCAGTATTGCCCAATGGCCATGGATAACAATGGTGCAGCCTGGTTAAGTGCCAGCAGTGAAATTAAAAACCCTTATTTGCCAACTTCTATGCTGGAGTGCGGAGAGGTAAAGGATACATTGAATGTTGTCCGGAAGTAA
- a CDS encoding ABC-F family ATP-binding cassette domain-containing protein, whose product MLIGFQNVTFEFGARTIVADATWHIQPGDRIGLVGYNGTGKSTLLKVLVGEYTPSKGTVEKSRETTIGYLHQDLLSFDTHDSITEVALGAFERVRQLEKEIEQLGIELEKNPEDEALLLKYTDSLHEMDVLDGYNIHHKAEEVLHGLGFSNEDLQKPYQQFSGGWRMRVLLAKMILQQPDVLLLDEPTNHLDLPSIEWLEKYLVHYKGSVVIVSHDKFFLNRMVNKIVELYQQQLHIYSGNYEFYETEKAIRIEMQQKAFENQQDYIRQQERFIERFKAKASKAAQAQSVQKRLDKLEKIEDVQLERPNMRINFQLEKVPGKILVTLKEVTKKFGELTIVEHGSAEIERGDKIALIGANGKGKSTLLRMIAGTETFSGERVWGHNVEESFYAQHQLEALTLSNNILEELQQCGSKKTDVELRSLLGSFLFSGDDVDKKIRVLSGGEKARVALAKTIVSRGNFLILDEPTNHLDMHSVELLAEALNKYEGSYILVSHDRYFISMTANKIWEIVDHQIKEFKGTYQEWVEWNERMEKQKKTTIVESKETIKPMVKAEPVKPIESSIKSSQPINKEIQKELQKNQRKLAQVETDLNKAQEEQKQIELDLANPDTYTNATKFTELEAAYKSVKNRITALNQDYESLFETVMELEKKV is encoded by the coding sequence ATGCTAATTGGATTTCAGAATGTAACTTTTGAGTTTGGGGCAAGAACCATTGTAGCGGATGCTACCTGGCATATTCAACCCGGAGATAGAATTGGACTGGTAGGTTACAACGGAACAGGCAAGTCAACCCTATTGAAAGTGCTTGTTGGTGAATATACCCCATCAAAAGGTACGGTTGAGAAGAGCAGGGAAACCACTATCGGGTATTTACACCAGGACTTATTAAGCTTTGACACGCATGACTCTATTACAGAAGTTGCATTAGGCGCTTTTGAAAGAGTACGTCAACTGGAAAAAGAAATAGAGCAACTGGGTATTGAATTGGAAAAAAATCCGGAAGACGAAGCTTTATTACTTAAGTATACAGACAGTTTACATGAAATGGATGTGCTGGATGGATACAATATTCATCATAAGGCAGAGGAAGTATTGCACGGTCTTGGATTTTCGAATGAAGATTTACAAAAACCATATCAGCAATTCAGCGGTGGATGGAGAATGCGCGTATTACTGGCAAAAATGATTCTTCAACAACCCGATGTTTTGCTACTGGATGAACCTACCAATCACCTTGATCTACCTTCTATTGAATGGTTGGAAAAATACCTGGTACATTATAAGGGTAGCGTAGTAATTGTAAGCCATGATAAATTCTTTTTGAATAGAATGGTCAATAAAATTGTAGAGTTGTACCAGCAACAACTACATATTTATTCAGGCAATTACGAGTTTTATGAAACAGAGAAAGCCATTCGGATAGAAATGCAACAAAAGGCTTTCGAAAATCAGCAAGATTACATACGCCAGCAGGAAAGATTCATAGAACGATTTAAAGCAAAAGCTAGTAAAGCTGCTCAGGCACAAAGTGTGCAGAAGCGTCTGGATAAATTGGAAAAAATTGAAGACGTTCAATTGGAAAGGCCCAATATGCGTATCAATTTTCAATTGGAAAAAGTACCAGGTAAAATACTGGTAACCCTGAAAGAAGTTACCAAAAAATTTGGAGAACTAACTATCGTTGAACATGGTTCTGCAGAAATAGAGAGAGGAGATAAAATTGCTTTAATTGGTGCCAACGGAAAGGGAAAGTCAACCTTACTACGTATGATTGCAGGTACAGAAACTTTCAGCGGAGAAAGGGTTTGGGGCCATAACGTGGAAGAAAGTTTTTATGCACAACATCAATTGGAAGCTCTAACCTTGTCTAACAACATTTTAGAAGAATTACAACAGTGTGGCAGTAAAAAGACAGATGTTGAATTAAGAAGTCTTTTGGGATCCTTCTTATTCAGCGGGGACGATGTTGATAAAAAAATCAGGGTATTAAGTGGTGGAGAGAAAGCTCGAGTTGCATTGGCCAAAACCATTGTAAGCAGAGGAAACTTTTTAATTCTAGATGAACCTACCAACCACCTTGATATGCACTCTGTAGAGCTTCTTGCGGAAGCATTAAATAAATACGAAGGATCTTATATCCTGGTAAGCCACGACCGTTATTTTATTTCGATGACTGCAAACAAAATCTGGGAAATAGTAGATCATCAGATCAAAGAATTTAAAGGTACTTATCAGGAATGGGTTGAGTGGAACGAAAGGATGGAGAAACAGAAAAAAACAACAATTGTTGAGTCAAAAGAAACGATTAAACCAATGGTAAAAGCTGAACCCGTTAAACCTATTGAGAGCAGCATAAAATCGAGCCAACCTATTAATAAAGAAATACAGAAGGAATTACAAAAGAACCAGCGAAAACTGGCACAAGTTGAAACAGATTTGAATAAAGCGCAGGAAGAACAGAAACAGATTGAATTAGATCTGGCCAACCCTGACACGTATACCAATGCTACAAAATTTACTGAACTGGAAGCAGCATACAAATCTGTCAAGAATAGAATTACAGCGCTGAATCAAGACTATGAATCCCTGTTTGAGACTGTGATGGAACTCGAGAAAAAAGTTTAG
- a CDS encoding YdeI/OmpD-associated family protein: MSNQTLLEKLQLKDEKNLIIQGLPSSIEKQFAKLTYAKNVTPLLKSKKVDFALVFALSELQLKNVLKEVIPALHNESKLWVAYPKKTSKIASDLNRDCSWDCLTKQNYECVRQVALDHVWSAMRFKKTDQIPNKDRNFSEAKLAVNGVDFEKRLVKAPVELDRLFTTHEEAKEFFTSLSFTNQKEYVNWIEGAKKEETRKRRLETALEKLLAGKRNPTEK; the protein is encoded by the coding sequence ATGTCGAATCAAACGCTACTCGAAAAACTTCAGCTTAAGGACGAGAAGAATCTCATAATTCAAGGTTTGCCCTCATCCATCGAAAAGCAGTTTGCAAAACTTACTTATGCCAAGAATGTTACACCCTTATTAAAAAGTAAGAAGGTGGATTTTGCATTGGTATTCGCTTTGAGTGAGTTGCAGTTGAAAAATGTATTAAAAGAAGTTATTCCTGCTTTGCATAATGAAAGCAAATTATGGGTAGCATATCCAAAGAAGACAAGCAAAATTGCGTCTGATTTAAACAGAGATTGTAGCTGGGATTGCTTAACCAAACAAAATTATGAATGCGTTCGACAGGTTGCATTAGACCATGTTTGGAGTGCTATGCGATTCAAGAAGACTGATCAGATTCCCAATAAAGACAGAAATTTTTCAGAAGCCAAATTGGCGGTTAATGGAGTAGATTTCGAAAAGCGTTTGGTTAAAGCGCCAGTTGAACTGGATCGTTTGTTCACTACACATGAAGAAGCCAAAGAATTTTTCACTTCTCTTTCATTTACCAATCAAAAAGAATATGTTAACTGGATAGAGGGTGCAAAGAAAGAAGAAACACGTAAGAGAAGATTAGAAACGGCTTTGGAAAAACTATTGGCAGGAAAGCGGAATCCTACAGAAAAATAG
- a CDS encoding M48 family metallopeptidase, with product MKKLFWSIAAIILLLTSITGCQRNAITGRKQLSLVPESEAQSLAATQYKSFIQTNKLVTGTAEALMVKRVGENIVKAIKAYYEQKGLSQELAGYSWEINLVNDKQMNAWCMPGGRIVVYTGILPVTKNEAGLAVVMGHEIAHALARHGSERMSQGLLQQGLGAGLSIALSSKPQLTQEIFNTSYGIASGTIMPAFSRSNELEADRFGLMFSALAGYDPREAIAFWNRMSSATGGGSTPSLLSTHPSDAERIAALEKIMASTLQNYYKKS from the coding sequence ATGAAAAAACTTTTTTGGAGCATAGCAGCAATAATCTTGTTATTGACAAGTATTACCGGTTGTCAGCGAAATGCGATAACCGGAAGAAAACAACTAAGTCTGGTTCCTGAATCAGAGGCCCAATCACTTGCTGCTACGCAATACAAGTCTTTTATTCAGACTAATAAACTGGTTACTGGAACTGCAGAAGCTTTGATGGTTAAGCGAGTGGGAGAGAATATCGTTAAAGCGATAAAGGCTTATTATGAGCAAAAAGGACTCAGCCAGGAACTTGCAGGATACAGTTGGGAAATCAATCTGGTAAATGACAAACAAATGAATGCCTGGTGTATGCCTGGTGGCAGAATCGTAGTGTATACAGGTATTTTACCAGTCACTAAAAATGAAGCGGGACTAGCTGTTGTAATGGGACATGAAATTGCCCATGCGCTAGCAAGACACGGTAGTGAGCGGATGAGCCAGGGATTATTACAGCAGGGTCTGGGGGCAGGCCTGTCAATAGCTTTATCCAGTAAACCACAGCTAACGCAGGAAATTTTTAATACCTCCTACGGAATTGCTTCCGGAACCATTATGCCTGCTTTCAGCAGAAGCAACGAGTTGGAAGCAGATCGTTTCGGATTAATGTTCTCCGCACTTGCCGGATATGATCCCCGGGAAGCCATAGCTTTCTGGAATAGGATGTCTTCCGCAACAGGTGGAGGAAGTACACCTTCTTTGTTAAGCACACACCCAAGTGATGCTGAAAGGATTGCTGCGCTTGAGAAAATCATGGCCAGTACCCTTCAGAATTACTATAAAAAGTCGTAA
- the plsY gene encoding glycerol-3-phosphate 1-O-acyltransferase PlsY, with amino-acid sequence MNEVLLILLAYLIGSVPTAIWISKYYFKIDIRDYGSGNAGATNTFRVLGSKWGTIVMAVDVLKGIIATSLYILLPYYLTDEWDRTNFMIGLGLAAVLGHIFPIWAGFRGGKGVATLLGMAVAIQPLVALCCVGVFLIALYLTRFVSLSSILAGVSFMVFILFIFNEKETLYRIFAVLVALMVVLTHQKNIGRILRGTESKIPLFKSRDKNRSGK; translated from the coding sequence ATGAACGAAGTTTTATTGATTTTGTTGGCCTATTTAATTGGTTCAGTGCCAACTGCAATTTGGATTAGTAAGTATTATTTCAAAATAGATATACGAGACTATGGTAGTGGTAATGCCGGTGCTACCAATACTTTTAGAGTACTGGGTTCCAAATGGGGTACCATTGTAATGGCCGTAGATGTGTTAAAAGGAATTATTGCCACCTCCCTCTATATTTTACTACCTTATTATTTAACCGATGAGTGGGATAGAACCAATTTTATGATTGGTTTGGGTCTGGCTGCTGTATTGGGACATATATTCCCTATTTGGGCTGGATTCAGAGGAGGAAAGGGGGTTGCTACTTTGCTTGGGATGGCCGTAGCAATACAGCCCTTGGTGGCTTTGTGTTGTGTAGGGGTTTTTCTGATTGCATTGTACTTAACCCGATTCGTTTCTTTAAGTTCAATCCTGGCAGGTGTATCTTTTATGGTATTTATCCTGTTCATTTTCAACGAGAAAGAAACTTTATATCGAATTTTTGCTGTACTCGTAGCACTGATGGTGGTACTGACTCACCAAAAAAATATCGGAAGAATTTTAAGAGGTACAGAAAGTAAAATCCCTTTATTTAAATCAAGGGATAAAAATAGAAGCGGAAAGTAA
- the prmA gene encoding 50S ribosomal protein L11 methyltransferase → MKDSKYIEVDISLKGLQEDQSDIFVAELAGLGYDGFQEESDSLKAYIAADNFDEEALAELGKTYQFTFTYSVIEKQNWNILWESNFSPMQVENFVGVRAGFHPPFEEVEYELIITPKMSFGTGHHGTTYSVMKLMQHIDCKNKQVFDFGTGTGILAILAEKLGAANVLAIDNDPWCIENTEENIKVNQCTNIQVELADQLKTDTAYHVVIANINRHILEQNASALFMITQTGGILIISGLLKSDEEDMVKLFNKKGFQYLKTQEKDGWVAIQFLA, encoded by the coding sequence ATGAAAGATAGCAAATACATTGAAGTGGATATTTCCCTAAAAGGATTGCAGGAAGATCAGTCAGATATTTTTGTTGCGGAACTGGCAGGGTTGGGATATGATGGATTTCAGGAGGAATCTGATTCATTAAAAGCCTATATCGCTGCAGATAATTTTGACGAAGAGGCATTAGCGGAATTAGGGAAAACATATCAGTTCACATTTACCTATTCGGTTATTGAAAAGCAGAACTGGAATATACTCTGGGAATCCAATTTCAGCCCAATGCAAGTAGAGAATTTTGTAGGAGTAAGGGCGGGATTTCATCCGCCGTTTGAGGAAGTGGAGTACGAATTGATTATTACACCTAAAATGAGTTTTGGAACCGGACATCATGGGACTACTTATTCAGTCATGAAGCTGATGCAGCATATTGATTGTAAAAACAAACAGGTGTTTGATTTTGGAACAGGAACTGGAATCCTGGCCATTCTTGCCGAAAAATTAGGAGCTGCTAATGTACTGGCGATAGACAATGATCCCTGGTGCATTGAAAATACAGAAGAGAATATCAAGGTTAATCAATGTACCAATATTCAGGTTGAACTGGCCGATCAACTTAAAACAGACACTGCCTACCATGTCGTAATTGCCAATATCAATCGACATATATTAGAGCAGAATGCCTCAGCACTGTTTATGATCACCCAAACAGGAGGCATATTGATTATTAGCGGATTATTAAAATCTGATGAGGAAGATATGGTAAAACTATTTAATAAAAAGGGGTTTCAATACCTGAAAACACAGGAAAAAGACGGGTGGGTTGCCATACAATTTTTAGCCTAA
- the pnp gene encoding polyribonucleotide nucleotidyltransferase: MLSQPISVQFNLDEKRQVTIGTGKLARQADGAVTVQQGDCIIMATVVANKDPKEGQDFFPLSVDYQEKFASAGRVPGSFFKREARLNDYEILTSRLIDRALRPLFPEDYFCDVQVLVTLISSDAEVMPDSLACLAASAALAVSDIPVKEIISEVRIAKVNGVVIINPTRSELANADYEFVIAATEKNLMMVEGEAKECSEEELVKVLEIAHEAIRVQIKAQADLRDKKGVTGKRDYKKPEQDEQIKELVYSFAKDRVYQISRNGSAKHERTDAYAALKDEVMAALPEDVTDLQKKLAKKYYEDLKWEVVRNMILEDRIRLDGRQLDQVRPLAMEVEPLPTPHGSALFTRGETQSLTTVTFGTKLDELLAETAAKSEYSKFFLHYNFPPFSTGEVKMMRGVGRREVGHGNLAQRSLKQMMPASLDFPYTVRIVSDILESNGSSSMATVCAGSLALMDAGVPMPKHVSGVAMGLITREDGKYAILTDILGDEDHLGDMDFKVTGTRDGICGVQMDIKVDGLSMEVMREALAQAKKGRLHILDAMYECIPAHRPEVKPHAPRMVKLIIDKEFIGAVIGPGGKVIQEIQRETGATVNIEEVGNMGEVSIFSASKDSLDNAVRWIKGITAIPEVGDVYEGPVKGIKEFGAFVEFMPGKQGLLHISEISWSRLESMDGLFKEGDMVKVKLVGLDPKTGKFKLSRKALMPRPEQKPKENNPNKEG; encoded by the coding sequence ATGTTATCACAACCAATAAGTGTTCAATTTAACCTGGACGAGAAGCGTCAGGTAACCATTGGAACAGGTAAGCTGGCTCGTCAGGCAGACGGAGCAGTTACTGTTCAGCAGGGAGACTGCATTATCATGGCAACTGTTGTTGCGAATAAAGACCCTAAAGAAGGGCAGGACTTTTTTCCTTTGAGTGTAGATTACCAAGAAAAATTTGCCTCTGCAGGACGTGTCCCTGGTTCATTTTTCAAAAGAGAAGCTCGCTTAAATGATTACGAAATTTTAACGAGCCGATTAATTGATAGAGCATTAAGGCCATTGTTTCCTGAAGATTATTTCTGTGATGTTCAGGTACTGGTTACTTTAATTTCAAGTGATGCAGAAGTAATGCCGGATTCGCTTGCTTGTTTAGCAGCATCTGCGGCTTTAGCTGTTTCTGATATTCCCGTTAAGGAAATTATATCTGAAGTAAGAATTGCTAAAGTAAATGGTGTTGTCATAATAAATCCGACCCGATCAGAATTGGCCAATGCAGATTACGAGTTTGTAATTGCGGCTACTGAGAAGAACTTGATGATGGTGGAAGGAGAAGCCAAAGAATGTTCTGAAGAAGAATTGGTAAAAGTGTTAGAAATAGCGCATGAAGCTATTCGTGTTCAAATTAAGGCACAGGCCGATTTAAGAGATAAGAAAGGCGTAACTGGAAAACGTGATTATAAAAAGCCTGAGCAGGACGAACAAATCAAGGAATTGGTTTACAGTTTTGCAAAAGACCGTGTATATCAGATTTCAAGAAATGGTTCTGCCAAGCACGAACGTACAGATGCGTATGCAGCATTGAAGGATGAAGTAATGGCTGCATTACCTGAAGATGTTACTGATTTGCAAAAGAAATTAGCAAAGAAATACTACGAAGACCTTAAATGGGAAGTAGTTAGAAACATGATTCTGGAAGATCGTATTCGTTTAGACGGACGTCAGCTAGATCAGGTAAGACCATTGGCTATGGAAGTAGAACCACTTCCAACTCCACACGGATCTGCTTTGTTTACCAGAGGCGAAACTCAATCATTGACTACTGTTACTTTCGGTACCAAATTAGATGAATTGCTGGCTGAAACTGCTGCGAAGTCTGAATACTCCAAGTTTTTTCTGCACTACAATTTCCCTCCATTCTCTACAGGTGAAGTGAAAATGATGCGCGGTGTGGGCAGAAGAGAAGTAGGTCACGGTAATCTGGCGCAACGTTCATTAAAGCAAATGATGCCGGCTTCTTTGGATTTCCCTTACACTGTTCGTATTGTAAGTGATATTCTTGAAAGTAATGGATCTTCTTCCATGGCAACTGTTTGTGCCGGTTCACTTGCTTTAATGGACGCAGGTGTTCCAATGCCTAAGCATGTAAGTGGTGTAGCAATGGGATTGATTACCCGTGAAGATGGGAAGTATGCCATTCTAACTGATATCCTAGGTGATGAAGATCATTTGGGCGATATGGACTTTAAAGTAACCGGAACCCGTGATGGAATTTGCGGTGTACAGATGGATATTAAAGTAGACGGACTAAGCATGGAAGTAATGCGTGAAGCATTGGCACAGGCTAAAAAAGGCCGTTTACATATTTTGGATGCTATGTACGAGTGTATTCCAGCTCACAGACCAGAAGTGAAGCCACATGCTCCAAGGATGGTGAAGTTAATTATTGACAAGGAATTCATTGGTGCAGTTATTGGACCAGGTGGTAAAGTAATCCAGGAAATTCAACGTGAAACTGGCGCAACTGTAAATATTGAAGAAGTAGGAAATATGGGTGAAGTAAGCATCTTCTCTGCTTCTAAAGATAGTTTAGACAATGCGGTTAGATGGATCAAGGGGATTACGGCTATTCCAGAAGTTGGAGATGTATATGAAGGACCGGTGAAAGGAATTAAAGAATTTGGAGCTTTTGTTGAATTCATGCCAGGAAAGCAGGGCTTGTTGCATATCAGCGAAATTAGCTGGAGCCGCCTCGAGTCTATGGATGGATTATTTAAGGAAGGAGATATGGTGAAAGTTAAGCTGGTAGGTCTTGATCCAAAGACTGGTAAGTTCAAATTAAGCCGTAAGGCCTTAATGCCTCGTCCTGAACAGAAACCAAAAGAGAACAATCCTAATAAAGAAGGATAA
- the rpsO gene encoding 30S ribosomal protein S15 yields MPYLTTEKKASIFAEFGGKATNTGSIEAQIALLTERISHISKHLQANKNDHSTQRGLMMMVGQRKRLLSYMQKHNLTGYRALIEKLGLRK; encoded by the coding sequence ATGCCTTATTTAACTACAGAAAAGAAAGCCAGCATTTTTGCTGAATTTGGTGGAAAAGCTACTAACACAGGTTCTATTGAAGCGCAAATCGCTTTATTGACAGAGCGTATTTCGCACATTTCAAAGCATTTGCAAGCTAACAAGAACGATCATTCAACTCAGCGTGGCCTGATGATGATGGTAGGTCAGCGTAAGCGTTTATTATCTTATATGCAGAAGCACAACCTTACAGGATACCGTGCATTAATCGAAAAATTAGGTCTGAGAAAATAA